One Roseimaritima multifibrata DNA window includes the following coding sequences:
- the hemQ gene encoding hydrogen peroxide-dependent heme synthase has product MSTRPSHAPLPDPSIIPSQGWHCSHFCYRFNRAALSALTPDQLAKGKEAFIAALQGDSDTAPQRLQGYITSGHRADCIVMSMDPNPLTLDSVHQQIMGSPLGVAIDPTWSFVSMSEISEYVPSLETYGERLLREGEEAGSPAFEAKMNAYGKRLPMMNQQRLSPDFPDWPSACFYPMNKSRVVGANWFTEPFSRRNALMAEHARSGIAFAGRVSQLITVGVGLDDWEWMVTLWGRNPEYLREIVYKMRFDEASAKYAEFGPFYVGYKATPGEILKHCQLG; this is encoded by the coding sequence ATGTCGACTCGCCCGTCACATGCACCCTTGCCGGACCCTTCCATCATCCCTTCGCAAGGTTGGCACTGTTCCCATTTTTGCTACCGTTTCAATCGAGCTGCCCTGAGTGCTTTAACGCCCGACCAACTTGCCAAGGGAAAAGAAGCCTTCATCGCCGCTTTGCAAGGTGATTCCGATACCGCACCGCAGCGGCTTCAGGGCTATATCACCAGCGGCCACCGCGCCGACTGCATCGTGATGTCGATGGATCCCAATCCTTTGACATTGGATTCGGTTCATCAACAAATCATGGGAAGCCCACTGGGCGTTGCGATCGACCCAACCTGGTCGTTTGTGTCGATGAGCGAAATCAGCGAATACGTTCCCAGCTTGGAGACCTATGGTGAGCGTCTTCTTCGTGAGGGGGAAGAAGCGGGATCGCCAGCGTTCGAAGCGAAGATGAACGCGTATGGCAAACGCTTGCCGATGATGAACCAACAGCGGCTTTCCCCTGACTTTCCCGACTGGCCTTCCGCCTGTTTCTACCCGATGAACAAGAGCCGAGTCGTGGGGGCAAACTGGTTCACCGAGCCATTTTCGCGGCGCAACGCGCTGATGGCCGAACACGCGCGAAGTGGGATCGCCTTTGCCGGACGGGTAAGCCAGTTGATTACCGTTGGCGTGGGACTGGATGACTGGGAATGGATGGTCACGCTGTGGGGCCGAAACCCAGAATACCTGCGCGAAATCGTCTACAAGATGCGGTTCGATGAAGCGAGTGCAAAATACGCCGAATTTGGCCCCTTCTACGTCGGCTACAAAGCGACTCCGGGCGAGATTCTAAAGCATTGCCAATTGGGCTAA
- a CDS encoding polysaccharide deacetylase family protein yields the protein MISLRSTLLSLRRIATRPLRRRAMEKLMREGQAPIYSVFYHRVADEYPNPWTISCREFERQIDYMQSRFELIGLDELQRRVREGNSTQPAVAITFDDGYAENCRFALPLLMQRKIPCTYFVTTGHVISGEPFSHDIARGIPLPINSAEELRAAADGGIEIGLHTRTHIDLANVFDTNILNREIKDANAELEDMIGRRVRYFAFPYGLPQQITQSAIDVIQETGLEGFCSAYGAYNFPGRNSFHIRRFHADPDFSRLQNWLDFDSRKVRIEPYVPYHLSSTKSTPQAISR from the coding sequence ATGATATCCCTCCGCTCCACGTTGCTGTCGCTGCGACGAATCGCAACTCGACCACTCCGCCGGCGCGCGATGGAAAAGTTGATGCGTGAAGGGCAAGCCCCGATCTATTCGGTCTTCTATCATCGCGTTGCTGACGAATATCCGAACCCGTGGACGATTTCCTGCCGCGAATTTGAACGCCAAATCGATTACATGCAAAGCCGATTCGAATTGATCGGCTTGGATGAATTGCAGCGTCGTGTTCGAGAAGGAAATTCCACACAGCCTGCTGTCGCCATTACCTTTGATGATGGCTATGCCGAAAACTGTCGTTTCGCTTTGCCATTACTGATGCAGCGAAAGATCCCTTGCACCTATTTTGTCACCACTGGGCATGTAATATCGGGAGAACCCTTCTCCCATGATATTGCTCGAGGGATCCCGTTGCCGATCAATTCAGCCGAAGAACTGCGTGCTGCGGCGGATGGTGGGATCGAAATTGGCTTGCATACACGAACTCACATCGATTTAGCGAACGTCTTTGATACCAATATTTTGAATCGCGAGATCAAAGACGCAAACGCTGAACTGGAAGATATGATCGGTCGGCGGGTTCGCTATTTTGCGTTCCCCTACGGATTGCCACAGCAGATCACGCAATCGGCGATCGACGTCATCCAAGAGACCGGCCTGGAGGGATTCTGTAGCGCTTATGGTGCGTACAACTTCCCTGGTCGCAACTCCTTCCATATTCGCCGTTTTCACGCAGACCCCGATTTCAGCCGCTTACAAAACTGGCTCGATTTTGACTCTCGTAAAGTCCGTATCGAACCCTACGTTCCGTACCATTTGTCATCGACTAAATCCACTCCTCAGGCAATCTCCAGGTGA
- a CDS encoding alpha/beta hydrolase, translating into MPNIHSSQTSIALVKERMDLVSGSSRLWIGFWTWVLVMATTTACFAQAPKKRPGEKEERPFQIVAIETKDGVRLRAAYFPSDKEKDAVPVLIVHEWGGQASPYLRLGLALKKAGCAVLIPELRGHGASNKYTTLSGGEEEFDLSKMGQADVALMLSRDLESCKGFLKEKNDAGELNLNALTLIGVKEGAALAAEWAIADWNFPSLGSKKQGQDVRAMIYVSPEELHKGVRLDKTFRDRFVWRLPTLIIAGKGSPEMGAANTVHDRLEKMRKKARMTDEEANKMFLANASLSGANLIQNDPAVTTEIVNFINSQVLTNILKFRWINRSE; encoded by the coding sequence ATGCCCAATATTCACTCAAGCCAAACTTCTATAGCCTTGGTGAAAGAGCGAATGGATTTAGTAAGCGGCTCCAGTCGCCTATGGATCGGATTTTGGACCTGGGTATTGGTCATGGCAACCACGACCGCTTGCTTTGCTCAGGCACCTAAAAAACGGCCTGGTGAGAAGGAAGAACGCCCATTCCAGATCGTCGCGATCGAAACCAAAGATGGAGTTCGTCTGCGCGCTGCCTATTTCCCTTCGGATAAAGAAAAGGATGCCGTTCCGGTTCTGATCGTTCACGAATGGGGCGGCCAAGCCAGTCCCTATTTGCGGTTAGGTTTGGCGCTTAAAAAAGCTGGCTGTGCGGTCCTGATTCCCGAACTTCGCGGGCATGGAGCGAGCAATAAGTACACCACACTCAGTGGCGGCGAAGAAGAATTTGATCTTTCTAAAATGGGCCAAGCCGATGTTGCTCTGATGCTCAGTCGAGACCTCGAATCTTGCAAAGGATTTTTGAAAGAGAAAAACGATGCGGGTGAATTAAACCTAAATGCCTTGACTCTGATCGGAGTCAAAGAAGGGGCGGCGTTGGCGGCGGAGTGGGCGATCGCCGATTGGAATTTCCCCAGCCTTGGCAGCAAGAAACAGGGGCAAGATGTTCGCGCGATGATTTACGTTTCTCCAGAAGAACTGCATAAAGGGGTCCGACTGGACAAAACGTTCCGCGATCGATTCGTCTGGCGTCTGCCTACCTTGATCATCGCAGGAAAAGGTTCGCCGGAAATGGGCGCAGCCAACACCGTCCATGATCGTTTGGAAAAAATGCGCAAAAAGGCTCGCATGACCGATGAGGAAGCCAACAAAATGTTCCTGGCCAACGCCAGCCTTTCGGGGGCAAACCTCATTCAAAACGATCCGGCAGTGACCACGGAAATTGTCAATTTCATCAATAGTCAGGTCCTCACGAACATTCTTAAGTTCCGCTGGATTAACCGCAGCGAGTAA